The following proteins are co-located in the Halictus rubicundus isolate RS-2024b chromosome 1, iyHalRubi1_principal, whole genome shotgun sequence genome:
- the LOC143354879 gene encoding uncharacterized protein LOC143354879, whose protein sequence is MHHSGGTGYGTGPQERVHQAPRTAGQPDKCPYETYQAQIPDCCAAAAAVQDPYPRPPSGYDGRCYDECHRRTPYQEDTYSQDVPPAFHRPQSRLGYEERPQSRVGYTSDSRCASGLGYDDTGGGYLDQSDPRMYCTSGYCMGDTMMATSRGVCGEEVELDMRRHIQACACTCNHMGYGNYMDYQRTFSSYESWRLWRLESLETISRQTRFSRVLKRPPVLRPYVSGTHH, encoded by the exons ATGCATCACTCCGGAGGTACTGGTTACGGGACCGGGCCCCAGGAGCGAGTGCACCAGGCGCCGCGAACTGCAGGCCAGCCTGACAAGTGTCCCTACGAGACCTACCAGGCGCAGATACCGGATTGCTGTGCAGCTGCCGCTGCGGTCCAGGATCCGTATCCACGGCCACCGAGCGGATATGACGGCAGGTGCTACGATGAGTGTCATCGCAGGACTCCCTATCAGGAGGACACCTATTCCCAG GATGTACCTCCGGCTTTTCATCGGCCCCAGTCCAGGCTGGGATACGAGGAGCGTCCCCAATCTCGTGTGGGATATACCTCGGATTCCAGGTGTGCCAGTGGACTTGGGTACGACGACACTGGCGGAGGCTACCTTGACCAGAGTGATCCGAGGATGTATTGTACCAGCGGTTATTGCATGGGGGATACCATGATGGCTACCAGCAGAGGTGTCTGCGGCGAGGAGGTCGAGCTAGACATGCGGAGGCACATCCAGGCATGTGCCTGCACCTGCAACCACATGGGCTACGGGAATTACATGGACTATCAG CGTACCTTCAGTAGCTATGAGTCTTGGAGACTCTGGAGACTTGAAAGTCTCGAGACTATTTCGAGGCAGACTCGATTCTCTAGAGTCTTGAAACGACCGCCAGTCTTGAGACCTTATGTCTCAGGGACTCATCATTAG